The DNA segment ATTCTTACCGCAAAAGCAAGGGCGTTGATTCATGGCCGTTATGCCGTGGTGATGGAGGATCTTCAAACAATGGCTTACCCGGTTTTGAGACATCGCGTACTCATGAATTTTAAGGCAGATGCAGAAAACGTAACCGCCGATATGGTGGCTGCAGAATTAATCAAAACCATTTCCAGGACTAAAGTTAACATTTAATGAGCAGGCTGCTGGACCCTAAAGTAATGATGGCAATCAAAGCCCTTTCCTTGTCGGCAAAAACGACAATTGATGGTTTTATGAGCGGTATCAACAAAAGTACATTGAAGGGGCCCGGACTGGAATTTAGTCAATATAGAAGCTACCAACCCGGAGATGATCTGCGCTCGCTGGACTGGAAAATGTTTGCCCGTTCAGACCGTTATTACATCAGGGAATCGGAAATAGAAACCAATATCTCTATCCGCCTGTTGATTGACGCAAGTGCCTCGATGAACCATCAGGATGGAGATTTCACCAAAATGGATTATGCCCGTTACCTGGCGGCTTCTCTGGCTTATCTCGGGAATTTACAGGGTGACGCAATCGGTTTATATGTGTTCCAATCCGGCGGAATATTCTCTATGCTCGCGAAACAGGATTTTCAGCACCTGGCAAGACTATTCTATCAGCTGGAACAGATTAAACCGGAAGGGATTTTTACCAGGCCGATCCATTATAAAGAGCTATACTCGGGCGTACAAAAGCGGGAGCTGCTGATCTTTATCACAGACCTTTATGAAACCAATAATGAGATTTTCACCCTGCTGGATACCCTGAACACCCTCCGGCATGAAGTGGTTGTTTTTCATTTGATGTCCGGGAATGAGATCGACCTTGATTTTAAAGGTTATACTTCTTTTGAAGACCTGGAGAGCAAAAAGACCATTCAGATAGATCAGGAGAAAACAAGAAAAACGTATCGGCAAAAGCTGGAACAATACCTGGAAAGTACCCGGATGAAATTACTCGACAGGAGGATCGCTTACCGGATGATCAGAACCGATGAGCCTCTTGATCAGGCTTTGAGGGATTTTTTAAATCAAAGAAACAAATTAAAGGTCTAGCTGTGTCATTACTTTATCCCATCGGTTTATTTGCACTTGCAGGATTGGTAATTCCCCTGATCATTCATTTATGGAATGTGAAACAGGGGAAAACGCTTAAAATTGGCAGCATTAGCCTATTGGGAGAAGCGGCTCCGCTAAGCTCCAGGAGTTACCGCATTGCAGATTGGTTGCTGCTGCTGTTGAGGTTGCTATTGATCATTTTACTTGCCTTTTTGCTGGCGGAACCCTATAGGTGGAAAAATGCAGAAAAAGGAGATCAGAAGGGTTGGCTGCTGATGGAGAAGAATACCTTTCCTTTGGTATACCGGACACAGAAAAAAAGCATAGACTCCCTTCTTAAAGCAGGCTATGAATTGCGCAGGTTTGAGATTGGATTTTCAAAAATAAACCTGAATGACACCTTAATAAAAGACAGTTTAAATAACACTGAAACAGTCGGTTATTTTTCTTTATTGAGGCAATTAAATGAACGCTTGCCAGCTGGATTTCCAGTCACACTCTACGCTGATCAGCAATTGAATAAGCTAACCGGAGCATTTCCGGAAGTTGGTTTCAATTTGCAATGGAAAGGGATTGAAAAAGCAGATACGGTTCGCAATTGGATTGCTGTTTCGGCCCTTAAAACTTATGAAGCAAGTTCCAGTCCATCTCTGACCAGTTATCGCAGTCTGGACACCAGCAAAGCACCGCCATTGATTTCGGTTTTGCTCTTTAAAGGGACAGATACTGAAGATGGAAACTATGTGATGGCGGCATTAACTGCTATCGCTGATTTTACGAAACGAAGAATAGAGGTAAGAACCTGGAATGAACAGTATAACAGCGACTTAAAATACGACCTTGGCTTTTGGCTTTCCGACCAACCTGTGTCGGTCCGCTTCCTTAAAAATATAAACCAGGCTGGACGGCTGTTCAGCTATGAAAGCGGAAAAACAGTTACAATTCGTTCCCTGATCGATCTGCAGCCCGGAAAAACAGGCAATGATGCGATCGTTGAATTGAATAAAAGGATCGTTGCCCGCACTGACCTGGGAGAAAGCATTTGGAATGATGGTTTCGGCAGGCCGGTACTTTCATTAGAAAAAGAAAAATCTCTTCAGCATTATCATTTTTACAGCAGACTGAAGCCACAATGGACAACATTGATTTGGAGCGAGCAGTTTGTAAAAGCCCTCATGCCCATTGTTCTTGGAAAGGAAGAAGCCAGTCAGCGCTTTGGTTTTGAAACACATCCGGAGGATCAGCGAAAGAGTACCGGACTGCTGGCTCAGAAGCAGACTTCAATTCCTGCTGCAACATTAGGAAAAGAGGGTGAAACAGCACCATTGAACCGTTTCTTCTGGATATTGGCACTGGCGATTTTCCTACTGGAAAGAATACTTTCTTTTAACCACAAAAATAAGTTAGTTCATGGTTGAGCAGGAAGCAGGAAAAAGGATCTATAGCTGGAAAAGGCAATGGAGGATATTCAGGCTGTTGCAGCTGGTTGCCCTTAGCCTTGGGTTTTCCCTGCTGCTCTGCGCAGTGCTGGTCAATATGTTTCCTTTAGCAGATTGGGAAACAGTTATTTTCGCATCCCTTTTCGGGATTGCATTTGTAATCTTTAACCTGATCCATCCTTTTTGGAAGATAGATGCGCCTGGCATCTCCAGGTATCTGGACAGACAATTTCCAGAATTGGAAGAGAGTACAGGAATTTTGTTAAGGCCTTCAGATGAATTATCCTTGCTGGAACGTTTACAGCAAAAAAAGATCAAAACCCTGCTTGCCCAAATACAAACACCTACGGCACCACTAAAAAAATTAGCACTGTCGATATTATTGATGATCATTGGCTTTGGGTTTAGCTTTACCATTTCTCATTTAAAGCTTGTAGACTACATTCCTGAAGCTTATTCCTACAAAGACAAGCCTAGTGTCATAAAAGAACGTATCCCCGCTCAAATCGCTTCTTTTTCCCTAAAAATCAGCGCACCGGCTTATACCGGTTTACCGGAACGGAAACAGCAGCAGTTTGCAGTTAAAGCGGCAACAGGTTCTCTGCTCAAATGGGAGATCCGGACAAATGAGCCAGTCAAAAAGCTGAAGCTTATTTTTAATGACCGGGAAGTGGCCAGCCTGCGTTCAGCAGATGGACTGGGAATCGCATGGAGCTTTTTAAAAACGATTCATCAACCCGGTTTTTATCAGGTGGAACTGGACGGAAAGAAATCTGATCTTTATCAGCTGGAGCTCATTCCAGACCTGCCGGTTTCGATCAGAATTACGCAACCTAAACCACATACAACGATCGACTTTGGACAAGCTCAACGCCTCAGCCTGACGCTTCATTTAAATGATGACTATGGGATCAAAGATGCCGCTATCTCCGCCACAATGGCAAGCGGAAAAGGAGAAGGGGTTAGCTTTACCGAAAAAAAGCTCCTTTTTAATACCAGCTTTAACAATAACAAATCGATGTCCCTCAGCAAGACCATAGACTTGAAATCCCTGGGGATGAAACCAGGTGATGAACTCTATTTTTTTGTAAAGGCCCTGGACAATCACGGCCAGACGAGCAGGTCAGATGTATACTTTGTTTCTATTGTGGATACCGCCGAGCTCATGAGTATGGCAGGGATGACCAATGGAATTAACCTGGTGCCGGAATATTTCAGAAGTCAGCGCCAGATCATTATGGATACGGAGAAACTCCTGAATGAAAGACCAGGAATTACAGAAGAAAGTTTCAAAAACAGGAGCAATGCATTGGGAATAGACCAGCGGCTTTTGCGCCTGCGTTACGGGAAGTTCCTCGGAGAAGAAACGGAAACAGAAATTGGGGCAGATCATGACCATGATCACGAAGAAGGACATGCGCATAAAGAAGGGGAAGGGCATCAGCAGGAGGGAGAAGAACATCATGAAGAAAAAGAAACGAAAGCGACAGAAAAATTCGGGGATGTAAAGGCCATTATGGACAGTTATTCTCATAAACATGACATCGCTGAAGATGCTACTTTTTTTGAGCCTGAATTAAAAGCACAATTAAAGGCCGTACTTACGGAAATGTGGAGCTCCGAATTACACCTGAGAACTTATAAAACAAGAGATGCCCTGCCTTTTGAGTATAAAGCACTCCGCTTACTGAAAGATCTGCAGCAAAAGTCCAGAGCCTATGTGGCCAAGACTACGGTTAAAGTGGCACAGTTAAAAGAAGAAAAGCGCCTTTCCGGGGAGCTGGATAAGATAGGTCAGCCTTTACAGAAAAACACTTTTGAACCATTGGATAGAAAAAAGGAATTGCTAAAGCGGGCACTCAGCGCATTAGAAAGCAGGAAGACGGGCGCTGTGTTTAAGACTGAAGAACTCAGCTTACTTAGAGAAACCGAAAAATATATGGTCGTTGCCGCTTCAGATAATCCGGCAGTCTTCCTACCTGCATTGAAGGGCTGGAGAAAACTGATGACCGGAAGCAAGAGCTCAGAAAAAGAAGTCGAAAAGGTACAGGGCGCAATTGGAAAGCTGATCGGACAAGAACAAACTGTCCCACAACTGCCTTCAGCTCCTCCGGCATCAAACCTTTACCGGAAATACTTTAATGCGCTTAAAAAAGGAGGGGGAGCCAATGGAATTTAAATATATCGCGATAGGCTTATGCCTGATCCTGGCTGGATTTTTACTGCTGAAGGAATGGCAAAGGGCAAACAAAGCCAGAAGGATTTGGAGGTTATTGTCCAGCAGTGTCGCGGCGCTTTGTTTTGCCTTATTTATATTTCCGATCTCCTATCAGGTAGAAAAACCGGAGCGGCCGCATGAGCTAAACTTACTCAGCACCGGGGTTTCAAAAGATACCCTTGACAAGCTAAAGGGGCGCCTGCTGACGACTGATGCCAGGCTTCATCAATCCTTAAAGCTGCCAAAGCTCAGTCTTATTGCCGACCTTCCATATTTTCTGAAATCGAAACCGGAAATCAACCATTTAAACATTTATGGTTATGGCTTAAATGCCGATGAACTTCCTGCATTAAAAGACCATCAGCTTAGTTTTCATCCTTCGGAAATTCCGAAAGGCCTGATTTCTGCAAACTGGAATTCCAGACTGAAAAGCTCGGAAACTTTGGCTATACAAGGGCTTTACAACCAGGAAGGAGCGCTTCCGGTGAAACTCCTGCTTCAGGGTTTAGGTGAAAATCTTGATTCCCTGATCATGAAAACAAAAGGAGAAAATACGTTCTCTTTAAAAGGAAGACCAAGGCAAACCGGGCGGGCGGTGTATCATTTGATCGCTTTGCAGGGGAAAGATACCCTGGCAAAAGAACCTGTGCCGATAGAAGTACAACCAGCAATGCCCCTTAAAATACTGCTCCTTGCTGC comes from the Pedobacter sp. FW305-3-2-15-E-R2A2 genome and includes:
- a CDS encoding DUF58 domain-containing protein: MSRLLDPKVMMAIKALSLSAKTTIDGFMSGINKSTLKGPGLEFSQYRSYQPGDDLRSLDWKMFARSDRYYIRESEIETNISIRLLIDASASMNHQDGDFTKMDYARYLAASLAYLGNLQGDAIGLYVFQSGGIFSMLAKQDFQHLARLFYQLEQIKPEGIFTRPIHYKELYSGVQKRELLIFITDLYETNNEIFTLLDTLNTLRHEVVVFHLMSGNEIDLDFKGYTSFEDLESKKTIQIDQEKTRKTYRQKLEQYLESTRMKLLDRRIAYRMIRTDEPLDQALRDFLNQRNKLKV
- a CDS encoding BatA domain-containing protein, with amino-acid sequence MSLLYPIGLFALAGLVIPLIIHLWNVKQGKTLKIGSISLLGEAAPLSSRSYRIADWLLLLLRLLLIILLAFLLAEPYRWKNAEKGDQKGWLLMEKNTFPLVYRTQKKSIDSLLKAGYELRRFEIGFSKINLNDTLIKDSLNNTETVGYFSLLRQLNERLPAGFPVTLYADQQLNKLTGAFPEVGFNLQWKGIEKADTVRNWIAVSALKTYEASSSPSLTSYRSLDTSKAPPLISVLLFKGTDTEDGNYVMAALTAIADFTKRRIEVRTWNEQYNSDLKYDLGFWLSDQPVSVRFLKNINQAGRLFSYESGKTVTIRSLIDLQPGKTGNDAIVELNKRIVARTDLGESIWNDGFGRPVLSLEKEKSLQHYHFYSRLKPQWTTLIWSEQFVKALMPIVLGKEEASQRFGFETHPEDQRKSTGLLAQKQTSIPAATLGKEGETAPLNRFFWILALAIFLLERILSFNHKNKLVHG